The following DNA comes from Hordeum vulgare subsp. vulgare chromosome 3H, MorexV3_pseudomolecules_assembly, whole genome shotgun sequence.
cgctggacctttagtcccggaaactcgtctgttacaaagggatttcatttttttgaacttatttgaactccatagtttttctgtgttcaaaatgcaccattcaaagccacatcatcaatttacaaccctttcggacttcatttgttatttttcatgcatttaatgattattttgagctataagaccatgaaattgaaaagcatttgaaatgaactctgaaaaggttccaagttggcatggtatcatcatttcgcccacatagcatgtgcgagaaagttgagagggttacggcaaaaactggatgcacttcgtgtacaaaacggacaatctctttcgaaacaCCTAAGGGTTAGTACTAGTTGATACACGACCCGATGCATACACAACACGTAAATATTACGACTAGCTATTCCAACCGAAACTAACATGGAAACACATCAATCCGGTTTGGACTAGGCTAGCTGACACACACGTAGCACAGGCTGCTTCAACTAGTACTAACTCAACTTACCTAATTTAATCACCGGCAATGCTGATTACACTATTGATTCTAACTCGACACAACTATCACATGTTTAGATTACTTCAACATGCGGTAAATCGTGGACGATGAAGATGATGGCATATACTGACACAGCTTCAGAATGAACACGTCACGACTGTGCAATGCGGCGAATGTTGATTTTGTTCAGGAGGTACCTTGCACCGGGGCTCTGCAACTTCGACCAAAGGTGGGGCCAAGTACGTTTTGAAGCATCTATTTGGGGGAGAAGCGTGAGCTATGAATGGGCGAGCTCTGTCAAATGCTCTTCAGTGCTATCCTTTTATTTCTAAACTTAATTAGTGCACTGCAGCGCGGAATTAAGACGATGAAAGGTTTGCCCTCCTTAGCTCAAAAGTATTGAATTCGCCCTAGTTTATAAAGTGTAGTATCAAATTTCCTGGTTGAAACGCTGAATGAAATTCAGTCAGAAGTCGAGCTCACATCAGGCTTTGGAAATTTGAAAATGTAATGCCGATAGTAGTTGTCTGCACCTGCTAACTAGAGCTTGCCCTTTACTActtcttttcctattttttccattctTTTTTACGTTCTTTTCttggttttctttatttttgtgTTCTTGTTACAAgaaaaagagaaatatttttgaaaatatacaAACCTTTCTAAAAGGGTGCTGACACTTTCTAAAATTTAcgcaaaaaatatttttaaatgaCACGGTATTTTTTATTACATGAATATTTTTCTTAAATACGTCAAAATAAACAAATGTAAAGAAAAAAATTAGTTCCATAAACCTATTTTAATGTAGATAATTTTTGTCTCAATAtatgtgaacatttttttaaagtacgTAGTTGAACATCTTTTATTCTTTTTGTGTttactagcacaaatgcccgtgcgctGCAAGGGGGAGAAAAATGAACAATGAAAAAAGTGTAGTCCATTGGTAAAAACGTGCATGGATACTGTCAAAAAAAAGGCACATACGTAAGGTCGACTATAAAATATGTACAAAGAAAAAACCCAGTGCAAGTACATCATGTCCAAAGATTATAACATTTCTCAAATATTGATGCTTAAGTTAACATGTTACAATACAAATAGTCGATACGAAATAAAGACAAATATTGATTAGTATTGTATCATATAtagtatttaaaaaaaaaatatttaacatgtaaaataacaacatattcaaactctacacatttttctaatcaagtttcatatataacatgtttaaattgaatttacagtttaaaagatattgttatttgaaaatacatatttattctgaatggacttcgaggttattaacgcatatgtgaggggtttacataaaaaaataaaaacgaTTCACTCTGACTACAATTTGGACCGCGGGTTATTTAACACGAAAGTAAGGGGGTCTTGTGTAAAATGCGAAAAAACGGTTCGGCCTCACTTATAAACCGACTGCGGGTTAATTAGAGGAAAATACAGGAGCCTTTCTGCAAAAGAGCCAAGACGGACGATAGAAATTAtcattgctttattattagggagagatgtgCTCCTATGTACATTTTCTCCCCTtttgttgttttccttttcttattctttttattcttttcacTCTCCTATATTTTCTATTTCTGTTTTTGGAGTTTCCCTCTTTTCCCTACGAACACTTTTTGAAACATGATGATTTTTTTAAAAGGCTGGATACATACTGTTTTAAAACTAGGATGTGAACATTTGTTAAATGCACCAATAACATTTTAAAATAAACAAGAACTTAATACACATAGAATGTTTTTTTAAATGCAGGATTAACAAATATAACAGTTTTTTATAAATGTATATTAGTTTCTTTTAAAACACATGATGATAATTTTTGGAGGCATGATGAACCTTTCTTAGAAACTTTCTCAACATTTATTGGTACACGATAAACTTTTATAAACTATATGATTCTTTTATAAATGTATGAACACTTCTTTGAAATACattaatactcccttcgttccataATACTTGTCGTGGTCTAAAACCACGACAGGAATTATGGAATGGAGTGGGTATTATTTTAAATATATGGACACCTTTTTGAAGGACATGGTCATTTAGAAAAAATAAGTGTTCATGTCTCCAATATATATTTCTTTAGAGCAACCTCAACATATATTCTCGAATTTTACACCTCGCAACAAGCCATTTAGAGAGGCACCCCGCTACATATGGGTTGGCTGGCAGCCCAGCGGTGAGGATGATGGTTGGCGAGTGTAACGCAACTCGGGCTAGGGAAAAGGAGCCCGGAAGGAGAGGAAGGCGTCGGGGTGACAGGTGGGCGTCGACGAGGTCGCCCCGCTGGGATCCAGCGACAGGATATGGAGGCGATGGGATGGCGGATGGGTGTCGGTGGGGTCGcgcccaagaggaaggagaggaggtggGGTGGCGACTCGGCTCCAACTCGGACTGTCGCACGCCGTTGCCGACGTCTCCTCTTCTGACTCCTTCTAGCAGTGACAATAATTTTAAGCCACTCACTATTATAATCTATGAGTGAATCCTCTCGAGCAAAATAACTCGAGCCATGTAagtctattttatttttattttccaaaATGCCATGTAAAGTCCATTGATAGGCGAAAATTTGTAAACTAAACATTAACATGCTCGAGGGAACCAACACAGATGAAATATGTGACCAACCGAAAGGAATATTTACCAATGTAAACAAAATTGATCATCTTGATGTACCTAGAAAAATCATATGCAACATGCATCAGACAGTTAAAGACAAGAAAAGAAAGGTATTCGATCGACTCACTTGAATACACATTCGCTAAAACCAGAAAAAGGAACACAATGAATGAACCCTGATGCTTATAGATCAGGTGCATTACACCAACGAAGATATCCAACAAAAAATAGATCTGCGGTTCATACTAATACAAAGAAAATATAATGCTGCGGGAAACAATGGTCCCATAGGTGGCTTGCTGACCATGTACAGAGACTATCTAAAGTCTTTTGACATGAGCTTTCCTATGAGTTTCGAGTAGTATATAAGATAATTATATCCATTATAAGAACTTCCTTTTCCCTAgaaaagtggggggggggggggggggggaattttTCTGCCTTAGACTGGGGCAGTTCTGCATATATGATAGGTGACTCATCCCTTGTGCCTCTTCAAACTTTCATGCACAGGTTAGTTTGTTAACCTAGTTGGTCGCTGGTGCCACAAGAACCATGTGTATCCAACTTGTCaggttataaaaataaaaataattagtttagttaactAGATTAATATGTGTTTTATTAGAGAATTTATGAAATTACTGATGATTAAAAGTAATAAATTGTAGTTCACTATGGATCTGAATTTGTCTATGTACAAAAAGCCCAAATCGAATCCACATATAAGGATCATGTAATTCCATATTAATTAACGGCTAAAAAGATGAAGGGTTAAATACTTCTGCATATCATCCaaataagaaacaaaaaaacacttcTTACAAAGGGGGACAACACATAACCCAACCCGCTTGATTCATTCAAGGAGTTAACTAGGTAGCGGCCCCGCACCCAGGTACTCCGGTGCGGCGGCTACTATGGTGTCGCATGCACAGACATTTGCAAAAAGATTAACAAAGGGGCCCAGCTACATGCACATGCATGTACTTGTCATATGTATTGCTATGCGTTAATTGTTCCTCATtctatcatgcatgcatgcattgatATTATCAGGATTCTCTTTAATGTTTAAactttaaaaagttttatctaaaGAACCGTTAATTtgatcgatgatccgttttcgtcgttgattTTCTCGCGACgagctcttcaaaactagatcccatatcgaTATGTTTTGATAACTTTTTTCACGTCCGTACTTGCCACAATGTTTAACCcacttgccatattattaacTACTTACTTGTCTGAGATAAATAACTTAATTACCATATTTCAATGTTGTTTCGTACAAAGCTTGTTGGTGTTTTTAAATCCAGTTGCCACAAAAAAAAAGTGTGCTTGTCATTGTGACAAGTGTATTTTATAAGCAATGAAAAGCTTTATGAGACAACATGGCAACTAGGTAGCATTAAAATGACAAGCACATCCAAAAAAAACGACAACTATAGTATTTATAACAACTGACAAGCTTATATGAGATTTGAGTAGAATTTAACTGACCGATACAATAAAACACTACCACAACTACGTTTCAGAACAATCAAATGTCCTTTTATTTAGACACAACATAACAATCGAGGATAGAATTTAACAGATAAATACAACAAACACCGTGACAACTTCTTTTTTTACAATGACCGACAAGTTGTATGAGACAATATGATAATGAGGTAGGATTAAAACAAGCACAAAAAATATATGTGGCAACTATGATTTTATAAGCACCTACAAGCTTTGCGAGACCACATGACAACTTAGTAGAATAAAAATGACAAGCACATCAAAACATTTTGAGGACTGCATTTATAACCATCGGCAATCTTTGCACGAAACGACGTCAAAAAATAtggcaattaagttatttttattgagaaagtaagtggttaataatatagcaAGTGAGTGGAACAATGTGGCAATTACGGAAGGAAAAAAGTttatcgaaacatgtcgacatggcatctagtttcgaagatcttgtCGCGGCAAAGTCAACAGTGAAAacagatcatcgattgaattaacggttttaaagatttttttttgaatttcaagCATTGAAGAGAATCCTATAGCTGGTCATGTAGCCGTACAAGATCCTAGTAGTaggccttgcatgcatgcatagtgcACGTTTGTACTCAACGGCGAGAAGCATTCAACGAGAAAATTAGTTCCTttccgcagaaaacaacaacaaagaaaaccAGTCCCATTTGTCCACCTGCATGTCACAATTTGTCCGCGAGTCAGGGCACTCAGGTCTCGCACCGTCGTCGCACCGGGACGACGACCGTGCGCATGCCACTCGTTAGATTTTCCCTTCATTCAATTATCATATGTCCAGTGATCTTTGATGATAAGTAATAAAGATAATAGAACATTTTGTTGATGGATTGAGAAAATGAATAGCTACATACATCGACACTTGTCCAACAATACATCATTTTTGTAGTTTGGTAAGTGCCCATGTATAATTTTTATATTCAACAGAACACCTGTCCATACTGATTTCCACAAATTATGATAACCAACACCACAAACCCTCCAAGCACAAACAACAAGTAATTGGATATACcccaaacaaaaaatatatagtGAAAATAGAATCAAAAGGCTATGAAGGGTAGTAGTGCCGGCAACATTCATGTCTCAAAAATCTTCAACACTAACATCCTAGTCGATGTCGTACGATCTGGTAAACCACACCTCGCCATGGCATCGCCTTCAAGAAGGAGATGACGCCCGCAGGTGTCATCGCTGGCAGCATGAGAGGCCGAGCAGGGTTTTGGCCTGGCTTTTGACCGAACGATCACAAATGCCACTGGATCAAGAGTGGTGAAACCAAATTGCTTGGCTGGAACCACTTCATTAGAAGGAGAGATGCACCTGTAATTGGGCGCCGCTGAAATCACCACCATCTATAGCGTCGACTAACGCCAACCTTACAGCAGGCACCCGAGCCGGGCATCATCCACAAGAAGCCAGATCTGGGCAGGTGAGGCCGAGAACTGCTGCCACCGGCAACATCACGCAGGCAGCCCGAGAGAGGAAACGAGGCAACACTCGGCTACTGGGGGAGCAACCGACATGGTCAAACCAGTAGCCGTCAGGTTGGGCGGGGACGTTGGAGGAGGTGGATCTGGAGAACGACCCGGACCGTGAAGCTGTCGGGAAAGGGGCGAGGTGCACACAGGACGGGCATCCAATGGACTAGAATAGGAACGCCACGAGAGCCCCACGTGCCAAAGGGAACCAGCAAGGCGCCACCACCGCAGATCCGGCAGGGGAGGGGCGTCCACCGTGCGAGGCCGCCTCCCGTCGGAGCAGGGGTTGCGCAGGAGCCACGTGACCACCCACCATGCCGCGCCGTCATCTGTCGTAGCGCAAGCAACAAGGGCCCACGCCTGCACGGAAGTGTGGCCTGCTGCCGCCGCCTCAACACAGGCTTCGCCTGAAGGTGGCCACCGACTGCGACGAGTGGAAGGCCGAAAGTGAAGGGAGCATGTGGTGGCACAGTGAAGGACGCCGCTCGTGTCGTCTAGGGTTAGGCCGTGGGAGGGGGCAACTAGCACCGTTGAAACACATGTTGATGTGTTATAAGTATTGCACATCTAAATCTTATGTTACTGATCTTACACAGAGTATATGTATGCATATTTTTTTATATACGTTGTATTTGATTAAGTCACTTAGATGTATAACAACAAGGACACATctagaagatgaacatgtcagagCACGAGTACGAGCACAGATGAAATGTGTCATCTCCCCATAAAGAATTCATAAGGGAAAATCGAAAAACAGAGAAGTGTATGTATCCCTAAAAAGAGGACCGACACTGACGGGGCGACCCCACCCCCGTGTGTTCCTCTTCTTCGCCGCTGGCCGACCAACCCCGACTAGCCGGCGCCGGCGCGGGCGCATACGGAGACTCCTCCAGCGTGCGGTGGCGGCACAACGACCGACCAACTCCTTCTCCACCTCGCGGCTAGTCCTCTTGCCAAGGGCGTCAGCCGTCAGGTATTGTATTCCTTGTGCAGTGAGTCtatgctcgctcgctcgctcggcGATTCACTTGGGTCTGGGGGAGATCTCATTCGTGTGTATAGCAGTGCAAATCTCTTGATGTAATTTTGGAGAGCTGGACGTGGTGTATAAAATAGGCCAATCTGAGATCCCTTTGATGGTGCGTTCTCAGTCTGTAGCGTGTGCTCTGGACCAGCTGTGACCAATGCAGTCTGTAGCTCTATACTTCACAAAATGGGGGCATGTTTGGGGTATGAATCGTGTATCTGTTTGCTAGAGGATTAAAGTCATATATGTCTGGCAGCACATGGACCACGTTTGTTTCTGCAACTGAGACATGAAATGCGTAGGAAAGCATCACCTCTTTTTCATTCTTTTGAGTTTTTTATGATTGGAATTGGAACCAGCTGCGGTTGTTATAAAGTTGATGTCCGAAAGCACCTACTGCATTAGGTGTATCCAACTTGCTGAAAGCTTACGATGCCGGGCGTTGTACATTGTACAAGTCTCTGAACTTACAATGCTATCGATAGCTATCTTCATCACCATAGAGATCCAacaatgtaaagtttctcaaGTTCTCTCAGTATTTTCATTTGCCCATTTTTCCTGTTTCGCGTGCACACTTGCAGTGGATTATATTCGAACAAAGCTACGCCTCCACACACTGCTATGTTGTAGTCCATACAAGATAATCACAGGAATGTTGATCTGAAAAAATGATAATCACAGGAATCAGGAAGAGCAAATGGCTTTAAATTTTCACTACTTGTCTTTTACAGTTTGAAGGTGAACAGGCCAGGCCAAGGTTTATGCCTGTTCGCTGTTACACCCTAGCTCCAAGCCACAACGTGGCTAGAAAGCACAGGGTCCACGGAGGTGCATCTGGCTCCTGATTGATTTGGTGCTACATTTTTTGCTACTGTGAACTGTTGCACTACTCTTTGATTAGGCTCAGTTGGTAAGGTTTCTGTCTCCACGTGTTCATATATACCGCCACGCCTTCTTATACAACAAATCAGCTTATGGTCAGATGTAGATGTACTTTCACATTGAAATGATATCCCTTTCCTTAATTATGACAATGAGTGTGGTTTCTCCTGCTCACTATTTGTCTTCATATTTTGAGGCAATGTCAAGGAACCTCATGTGTAACTGTAAACTGACATCGAAAGGCCTTTCTAATTTTCAGGATGAGCTAGGATGCCAAAGCTTTTGGACAGCTATCTTTGTTATGCGCTGGACAGTCAGCATTGCATTTTCACCATTTGTATTTAGTTTTTCTTCCGTTGTTGttcctcttttccttttttctcttttgaAAAGAGGTATAACACGCCCGGCCTCCGCGCAATGTTTTTTCCCCCTAGCATACGGCAAAATTCTTTGAACGCACAAAACACAAAACCTACAAGTTATTCTTTTGTGAAAAACATGAGCCCAGCTGGAGACCACTTAGAAAAGGGAACTAGTGTTGTTGCttcaaaaaaggaaaaacaagTAAAAGGTCTCTCTCAGCTCGATACAAAACATGTAGTACATACCACATATATATGTATAATACTCTCTGCGAAACAGACTGGATCTGGAGGTATCAGTACAAACAAAAGTGTTTCATTGGTATCGACGATTGTGCTGGTAAATCAAGCAGTAATGACAATAAGTAAGCAATGGACAGCCCACCATTCTCCGTCACAAGAGTCGAGACACCATATATTGCAGCTGGCTGGCTTGGTAGGCTCCGCTATCTAGCTTGCAGTTTTTACACAAGTTGAGGAAGGCACCCGACGGCTTTATAGCAGAACTGTTGTTTCCTCCAGTACGCTGTTGCAATTGGATCTGGTACGGCATCTGAAATCGGAAGGATTTGTTCGATCTTCTCCAGTTAATTAGAGTATCTGTATGTGCATTTACTCTACTGCTGCTGGTTCCCTTGCAGAACTCTGATCAGTTTAGTCCATTGATCACCCCCGATTGAGGTGAGTCGTGGTATAGATTCAGGTATATATATCCGATCTCAGTGTGCTGCACTTGTGGATCTATAACACAGTTGGTGGTATTCCTATTGTTCACTAGTTCGTCGATAATCTTGTGTCATCTATTGCAGCTGTAGCACCATAGTTTTCTCTTGGTGATTGGCCGGTGATCTTCTATTATCTAATGATTCTATCTTGCGCTCGGCCTTGCAAGGTCTGAAAACTAGCAATTGGCTGACAATTGGAGCAAACTATGTCTTATTATTGACGATTTTTCCCTTGTTGGAAGGGTGGTTTGTGAGGTAAAGACTTGCTATCATACTTTCATGTATAACTAAGATGGAATAAGTAGTAACATTTCTAGTCTAGCATATGCATTGATCAGGGGTAAAGAAGCTGGAACCGACAAACAAAAAATGAGTTGTATGGTCAATCAGTATGTTGTAACTCAAATACTCAAACTCAATGCAGTATTTCCTGTGATTCAGTATATATGTATGCTTATATACACCAGGGGTATTGTATCTGTACGTATGTTGCATAGCTCCAGTATGctaattttgaaaaaatatgTTAATAGCAAGTCAGTAGTTATATAGGTAAATATCTTTTATTTCATTATAAATTTTGTGAGACTTGACACATGTTGAAAGCATGTTAAcaccgtgtgtgtgtgtgtgtttgttcaTTTTCAGCCTTCAGTTTTTGCCATTCCCCAAAACAAGTCATCACACCTTGGTGTTTTTTGGTGACCCCTAGCGTTGAGTTTGTCTCATCCATGGGAACAATACTGGAAGTTTTGCTTCGATCATGTGCCAGCAAATTGCAAGATATCATTACTAGTGAGGCCATACTAATCTTAGGGGTGAAACAAGAGCTCGAAGAAGTGTTGCGGCGGGTAGAACTGATACAGTGTTGTATACATGATGCTGAGAAAAGGAGGACAAAAGAGCTGGCAGTGAACAATTGGCTTGGTCAACTAAGAGATGTTATATATGATGTTGATGAAATCGTGGACGTGGCTAGATGTAAAGGAAGCAGGCTACtgcttgatgatccttcatcaccatcatcaagCAAATCAGCAAATTGTAAAGCCCTTTCAGTTTCCTCTTTCTTCTGTAACATCCGGTCACATCGCAATGTTGCTATTCGGATTAGAAGCCTCAATAGAAAGATAGAGAATATCTCAAAGGACAAGATATTCTTATCATTAAATAGTAGTACACAACCTACAGAAAATGGCTCAACATCCAAACTGAAAAGAAGCTCCAATCTTGCTGAGCCTAATCTTGTGGGAAAGGAGATCATTCATTCAAGTAGGAAGTTGGTGGACTTAGTGCTTGCACACAAGGAAAATAAGTCTTACAAGCTTGCTATTGTTGGAACGGGCGGAGTTGGAAAGACAACACTCGCTCAGAAAATTTACAATgacacaaaaataaaaggaagcttCAAGATGCATGCATGGATTTGTGTTTCACGGGACTACAATGAAGTTACTCTTCTGAAAGAGGTTCTCCGGAATATTGGTGTGCATCATGAACAAGGTGAAACCATAGCAGAGCTGCAGAGTAAGCTTGCAAAAACAATTGAAGGAAAGAGTTTCTTTCTGGTTCTAGATGATCTATGGCATTCCAATGTATGGACGGATTTATTTAGACTTCCCTTACATGCAACAACTACAGAAGTAATATTAGTAACGACACGAGATGATCAAATTGCATTGAGAATAGGCACACAGTACACCCATCAAGTTGATCTCATGTCAGCAGAGGTGGGATGGGAGCTGCTTTGGAGGAGCATGAACATTGATGAAGAGAAACAAGTGCAGAAGTTGAGAAACACTGGGATTGAGATTGTTCGTAAATGTGGTCACCTGCCTCTTGCAATCAAGGTCACATCTAGTGCTTTGGCCAGCAGAGATCTAACAGAGAATGAGTGGAAACAGTATCTAGGCAAATATATTGGCTCCGAGAGCATTCTCTTGGATGAAATAGAATTAGCTTTATATCTAAGCTATGACGAGTTACCTCATCGTCTGAAGCAGTGTTTCCTATATTGTGCTAtgtatgttgaagactctatCATTGAACGTAAACAAGTTACTATGTTATGGATCGCTGAAGGCTTCATCGAGGATCAACCAGGCCAACTACTAGAAGACATAGCAGAAGAGTACTACTACGAGCTAATCCATCGGAGTCTCCTCCAGCCAGATAGGATAAGTTTTGACCAGACTAAATGCAAAATGCATGACCTCTTAAGACAGCTTGCTTTAAATATATCAAGAGAAGAATGTTTTGTTGGAGATATTGAATCATTAAGGGGTGAAAATATGTCAAAACTGCGACGTGTTACTGCTGTCGCGGCTAAGAAGGATATATTAGTGTTGCCTAGCAAGGATA
Coding sequences within:
- the LOC123442671 gene encoding putative disease resistance protein RGA4 translates to MGTILEVLLRSCASKLQDIITSEAILILGVKQELEEVLRRVELIQCCIHDAEKRRTKELAVNNWLGQLRDVIYDVDEIVDVARCKGSRLLLDDPSSPSSSKSANCKALSVSSFFCNIRSHRNVAIRIRSLNRKIENISKDKIFLSLNSSTQPTENGSTSKLKRSSNLAEPNLVGKEIIHSSRKLVDLVLAHKENKSYKLAIVGTGGVGKTTLAQKIYNDTKIKGSFKMHAWICVSRDYNEVTLLKEVLRNIGVHHEQGETIAELQSKLAKTIEGKSFFLVLDDLWHSNVWTDLFRLPLHATTTEVILVTTRDDQIALRIGTQYTHQVDLMSAEVGWELLWRSMNIDEEKQVQKLRNTGIEIVRKCGHLPLAIKVTSSALASRDLTENEWKQYLGKYIGSESILLDEIELALYLSYDELPHRLKQCFLYCAMYVEDSIIERKQVTMLWIAEGFIEDQPGQLLEDIAEEYYYELIHRSLLQPDRISFDQTKCKMHDLLRQLALNISREECFVGDIESLRGENMSKLRRVTAVAAKKDILVLPSKDKVVVKVRTFLTVRGPQRIDDTLLKRFLLLRVLVLNYSLVQSIPDYIGKMVHLRLLNLDYTGISCLPESIGSLKNLQVLSLKCCNDLQGLPSAVTLLSRLRCIDLYGTKINQVPRGIGKLNLLTYLGDYHVGDGSDNPGIQDGWNLEELSSLLQIRYLSLVNLERAAYCSTNTVLTDKKHLKTLVLDWDGRGKGSYSEDDVSNAEKVFEQLIPPHNLEDLCIFGFFGRRYPAWFDTTSLSSLVYLKLKHVRSCVELPAIWQLPNLKYLRIDGAHAVTKVGPEFVGCKKGDHVCNELVAFPKLEWLIFNGMPNWEMWSFFVEEVVAEQGEGGTSEIRKVDAQSSRLQLLPRLVGLQLHGCPKLRDLPQQLGKDTACLKQLSLRGLNNLKAVEDRQVLSEVLIIEDCEGLEKVSNLPEVAELYVGGCPNLSHVDGLDSLQRLGLVKDMQEISLGWVSGLQDQHQRLHGEDLDVFTMFGRSKAQA